In Nocardioides conyzicola, one genomic interval encodes:
- a CDS encoding AI-2E family transporter produces the protein MADAPESAAPETKQDTEQDQGSEGIHEDDDYLGEPGPPLDHHAPFFVGFVGGLGVLVAFWFATQIQAIGSTLMLIVVSLFLAAGLDPAVRFFERRGMRRSYAVLTVIVVVLAALALFLVAIVPVIADQVRSLTDNVPTWLDQLQRNRQVQRLDDEYDIIAKIQDYVTAGDFAGALFGGAVGVGLAVLGALFNGFIVVVLTLYFLASLRTTTSALYRLAPASRRDRVSRLGDRIVRSVGGYVSGAFIVAMCAGVSSLIFLFVVGLGQYAVALAFVVALLDVIPMIGATIGAVIVTAIAFAEDWKIGIACAIFYIVYQQVENYVIYPRVMSKSVDVPGAVTVIAALTGAALFGVVGALLAIPTAASILMLTREVWVRRQDTR, from the coding sequence GTGGCCGACGCCCCGGAGTCCGCAGCACCCGAGACGAAGCAGGACACCGAGCAGGACCAGGGCTCCGAGGGCATCCACGAGGACGACGACTACCTCGGCGAGCCCGGGCCGCCGCTCGACCACCATGCGCCCTTCTTCGTCGGATTCGTCGGCGGACTGGGCGTCCTGGTCGCGTTCTGGTTCGCGACCCAGATCCAGGCCATCGGGTCCACCCTGATGCTGATCGTGGTGTCGCTCTTCCTGGCGGCGGGCCTCGATCCCGCGGTCCGCTTCTTCGAGCGGCGCGGCATGCGCCGGTCGTACGCCGTGCTCACGGTGATCGTCGTCGTGCTCGCGGCACTGGCGCTCTTCCTGGTCGCGATCGTGCCCGTGATCGCCGACCAGGTCCGCTCCCTCACCGACAACGTCCCGACCTGGCTCGACCAGCTGCAGCGCAACCGGCAGGTCCAACGGCTCGACGACGAGTACGACATCATCGCGAAGATCCAGGACTACGTCACCGCCGGCGACTTCGCCGGAGCACTCTTCGGTGGCGCGGTCGGCGTCGGGCTCGCCGTCCTCGGAGCGCTCTTCAACGGCTTCATCGTCGTCGTGCTGACGCTCTACTTCCTCGCCTCGCTGCGGACCACGACGTCCGCGCTCTACCGCCTGGCGCCGGCCTCACGCCGCGACCGGGTCTCCCGGCTCGGCGACCGCATCGTCCGCAGCGTCGGCGGCTACGTCTCCGGCGCGTTCATCGTCGCGATGTGCGCCGGCGTCTCGTCGCTGATCTTCCTCTTCGTCGTCGGCCTCGGGCAGTACGCCGTCGCGCTGGCCTTCGTGGTCGCGCTGCTCGACGTGATCCCGATGATCGGCGCCACGATCGGCGCCGTCATCGTCACCGCGATCGCGTTCGCCGAGGACTGGAAGATCGGGATCGCCTGCGCGATCTTCTACATCGTCTACCAGCAGGTCGAGAACTACGTGATCTACCCCCGCGTGATGTCGAAGTCCGTCGACGTCCCCGGCGCGGTCACCGTGATCGCCGCCCTGACCGGTGCCGCGCTCTTCGGCGTCGTCGGCGCCCTGCTCGCGATCCCCACCGCCGCCTCGATCCTGATGCTGACCCGCGAGGTCTGGGTCAGACGCCAGGACACGCGTTAG
- a CDS encoding SigE family RNA polymerase sigma factor, with the protein MGDLSFDDWVETRVAALLRFAYLVTGSQHAAEDAVQAALTRACERWSRVRRTTDPDAYVRRMVVNAHISAWRRGGRRELSVAEVRDTSVSDVADRVATGDAVWRVCGTLPPQQRAAVVLRYYEDLEYAEIAAILGVTQATVRSHVHRALAAMRAELQEDGDD; encoded by the coding sequence GTGGGCGACCTCTCCTTCGACGACTGGGTCGAGACCCGGGTGGCCGCGCTGCTCCGGTTCGCCTACCTGGTCACCGGCTCGCAGCACGCCGCCGAGGACGCCGTGCAGGCGGCGCTCACCCGCGCGTGCGAGCGGTGGTCGCGGGTCCGGCGGACGACCGATCCCGACGCCTACGTGCGCCGGATGGTCGTCAACGCGCACATCTCGGCCTGGCGCCGGGGTGGCCGGCGCGAGCTGTCGGTCGCGGAGGTGCGCGACACGTCGGTCTCCGACGTGGCCGACCGGGTCGCCACCGGCGACGCGGTCTGGCGGGTCTGCGGCACCTTGCCGCCGCAGCAGCGGGCCGCGGTGGTGCTGCGCTACTACGAGGACCTCGAGTACGCCGAGATCGCCGCGATCCTCGGCGTCACCCAGGCGACCGTGCGCTCCCACGTCCACCGGGCGCTCGCGGCGATGCGGGCCGAGCTGCAGGAGGACGGCGATGACTGA
- a CDS encoding DMT family transporter: MTTMAHDEVTPVASGSRLVSGLAFAVLSATTFGASGALARELLDAGWSAGAIVLIRVGLAALVVTPFGWVSLRGRWSLLRRNAVLVLVYGALAVAGAQFCYFSAVSHMQVGPALLIEYTAPAAVVVWLWLRHGQRPSPVTIAGAGLAALGLVLVLDLVSGAELSVPGVLWALAAMVGAATYFVISADEDNGLPPLVLAAAGLVVGALVLGVLGLVRLLPMRASDDAVTYAGTTVAWWVPLVVLGVVTAAVAYTSGIAAGRRLGSRLASFVALLEVVAGVLFAWVLLDELPRAIQLVGGLLILAGVVCVKLGEARTAETPVELP; the protein is encoded by the coding sequence ATGACGACGATGGCACATGACGAGGTGACTCCGGTCGCGAGTGGCTCGCGGCTGGTGAGCGGGCTCGCGTTCGCCGTCCTGTCGGCGACCACCTTCGGCGCGTCCGGCGCGCTGGCCCGTGAGCTGCTCGACGCGGGCTGGAGCGCCGGCGCGATCGTGCTCATCCGGGTCGGCCTGGCTGCGCTGGTCGTGACCCCGTTCGGGTGGGTCTCCCTGCGCGGCCGGTGGAGCCTGCTGCGCCGCAACGCGGTCCTGGTCCTCGTGTACGGCGCGCTCGCCGTCGCCGGCGCCCAGTTCTGCTACTTCTCCGCCGTCTCCCACATGCAGGTCGGTCCGGCGCTGCTGATCGAGTACACCGCCCCGGCCGCGGTCGTCGTCTGGCTCTGGCTCCGTCACGGTCAGCGGCCCAGCCCCGTGACGATCGCCGGTGCCGGGCTGGCGGCGCTGGGGCTGGTGCTCGTGCTGGACCTGGTCTCGGGAGCCGAGCTGAGTGTGCCCGGCGTGCTGTGGGCGCTGGCGGCGATGGTCGGCGCCGCGACGTACTTCGTCATCTCCGCCGACGAGGACAACGGGCTGCCCCCGCTCGTGCTGGCCGCCGCCGGGCTCGTCGTGGGTGCGTTGGTCCTCGGCGTGCTCGGCCTCGTCCGGTTGCTGCCGATGCGGGCCAGCGACGACGCCGTGACCTACGCAGGGACGACGGTCGCCTGGTGGGTGCCCCTGGTCGTCCTCGGAGTCGTCACCGCGGCCGTCGCCTACACCAGCGGCATCGCCGCCGGCCGCCGGCTGGGCTCGCGCCTGGCGTCCTTCGTCGCGCTCCTCGAGGTGGTCGCCGGCGTGCTGTTCGCCTGGGTGCTCCTCGACGAGCTCCCGCGCGCGATCCAGCTGGTCGGCGGCCTGCTGATCCTCGCCGGTGTCGTCTGCGTGAAGCTCGGCGAGGCGAGGACGGCCGAGACACCCGTCGAGCTGCCCTAG
- a CDS encoding CGNR zinc finger domain-containing protein has protein sequence MVFAHDTEVSLQAAALLANSGLEPDTMSTVAELDAFYAEFGYTGRRDGDRAELDRVRAVRPALYELLTADRDAAVELVNAMLAEAAAVPRLVRHDVWDWHLHAVEPERDLPVRIVVETAMAMIDVIRSDEMSRLGVCADETCRGVVLDLSRNRSRRFCSTACGNRNAVAAYRARQAKD, from the coding sequence GTGGTATTCGCTCATGACACCGAGGTGTCGCTCCAGGCTGCCGCCCTCCTCGCCAACTCCGGCCTGGAGCCGGACACGATGAGCACGGTCGCCGAGCTGGACGCGTTCTACGCCGAGTTCGGCTACACCGGCCGCCGCGACGGCGACCGCGCCGAGCTGGACCGGGTCCGGGCCGTCCGGCCGGCGCTCTACGAGCTGCTCACCGCCGACCGCGACGCCGCGGTCGAGCTGGTCAACGCGATGCTCGCCGAGGCCGCCGCCGTCCCCCGCTTGGTGCGCCACGACGTGTGGGACTGGCACCTGCACGCCGTCGAGCCGGAGCGCGACCTCCCCGTCCGGATCGTCGTGGAGACCGCGATGGCGATGATCGACGTGATCCGGTCCGACGAGATGTCCCGACTCGGCGTCTGCGCGGACGAGACCTGCCGCGGGGTCGTCCTCGACCTGTCCCGCAACCGCTCCCGGCGCTTCTGCTCGACGGCCTGCGGCAACCGCAACGCCGTCGCGGCCTACCGGGCCCGGCAGGCCAAGGACTGA
- a CDS encoding alpha/beta fold hydrolase: MALHTTSLGESGPLVAFCHGLFGQGKNWTTIAKAVATDHRVLLVDMPHHGRSPWRDHFDYVDVADQVAELFSADDPVALVGHSMGGKAAMVLALRHPELVERLCVVDVSPAAYRSRSEFSGYIEAMQAVDLGSLERRSDADAALVEAVPDATIRSFLLQNLRRDGDTWAWQPNLAVLGRDIDELGGWPEAELAGAAPYDGKTLWVAGQDSGYVRDEFVAAMDRYFPRNRRVTIKGAGHWVHSEQPAVFTEVLRRFLDQ, encoded by the coding sequence ATGGCCCTGCACACGACCTCGCTGGGGGAGAGCGGGCCGCTGGTGGCCTTCTGCCACGGCCTCTTCGGGCAGGGGAAGAACTGGACGACGATCGCCAAGGCGGTCGCGACCGACCACCGGGTGCTGCTCGTCGACATGCCCCACCACGGCCGGTCGCCGTGGCGCGACCACTTCGACTACGTCGACGTCGCCGACCAGGTGGCCGAGCTCTTCAGTGCCGACGACCCGGTGGCCCTGGTCGGTCACTCGATGGGCGGCAAGGCCGCGATGGTGCTGGCGCTGCGCCACCCCGAGCTGGTCGAGCGGCTGTGCGTGGTCGACGTCTCGCCCGCGGCGTACCGGTCGCGCAGCGAGTTCTCCGGCTACATCGAGGCGATGCAGGCGGTCGACCTGGGCTCGCTGGAGCGTCGCTCGGACGCCGACGCCGCCCTGGTCGAGGCCGTGCCCGACGCGACGATCCGCAGCTTCCTTCTGCAGAACCTCCGCCGCGACGGGGACACCTGGGCCTGGCAGCCCAACCTCGCCGTGCTCGGTCGCGACATCGACGAGCTGGGCGGCTGGCCCGAGGCGGAGCTGGCCGGCGCCGCGCCGTACGACGGCAAGACGCTGTGGGTCGCCGGTCAGGACTCCGGCTACGTGCGCGACGAGTTCGTCGCAGCCATGGACCGCTACTTCCCGCGCAACCGGCGCGTCACCATCAAGGGCGCCGGGCACTGGGTGCACTCGGAGCAGCCGGCGGTCTTCACCGAGGTGCTCCGCCGCTTCCTGGACCAGTGA
- a CDS encoding endo alpha-1,4 polygalactosaminidase, whose amino-acid sequence MRRLLVLVVLAASCVVAPPAVAVTPPPVGTDVDYQLGGNRSVPEHVGIVVRDREARPVPGRYNVCYVNGFQTQPGERAVWRRHPGLVLRDHGRPVVDEAWGEQLLDVRTSAKRHRLATIVGRWTRGCARAGYDAVELDNLDSYTRSNGLLTRRQAVAYAGLLVRTAHRAGLAAGQKNLAGFDGASVGYDFAVAEECGRYRECASYTRYFGDRVLAIEYRRADFRWTCGHFGDRLAVVLRDRDLSPRGVRRWC is encoded by the coding sequence ATGCGTCGGCTCCTGGTCCTGGTGGTCCTGGCGGCGAGCTGCGTGGTGGCCCCACCGGCGGTCGCGGTGACGCCGCCGCCGGTCGGGACGGACGTCGACTACCAGCTCGGCGGCAACCGCTCGGTGCCCGAGCACGTGGGCATCGTGGTGCGGGACCGCGAGGCGCGCCCGGTGCCGGGGCGCTACAACGTCTGCTACGTCAACGGGTTCCAGACCCAGCCGGGGGAGCGCGCGGTATGGCGCCGGCACCCCGGCCTGGTGCTGCGCGACCACGGCCGCCCGGTGGTCGACGAGGCGTGGGGCGAGCAGCTGCTCGACGTACGCACGTCGGCGAAGCGGCACCGCCTCGCGACGATTGTCGGGCGCTGGACCCGGGGTTGCGCCCGGGCCGGGTACGACGCCGTCGAGCTCGACAACCTCGACTCCTACACGCGCAGCAACGGCCTGCTCACCCGACGGCAGGCGGTGGCGTACGCCGGGCTGCTCGTGCGGACCGCCCACCGCGCCGGCCTGGCCGCCGGGCAGAAGAACCTGGCCGGCTTCGACGGCGCGTCGGTCGGCTACGACTTCGCGGTCGCCGAGGAGTGCGGTCGCTACCGCGAGTGCGCGAGCTACACGCGCTACTTCGGCGACCGCGTGCTGGCGATCGAGTACCGGCGCGCCGACTTCCGCTGGACCTGTGGGCACTTCGGCGACCGCCTGGCCGTGGTGCTCCGCGACCGCGACCTGAGCCCGCGCGGCGTACGCCGCTGGTGCTGA